One stretch of Bdellovibrionales bacterium DNA includes these proteins:
- a CDS encoding DNA translocase FtsK, whose protein sequence is MKTSQVRSLVVGISFFASALFIALSLWSYNPEDPSLNSIGHRQTATNVCGLFGSFLSDMALQLFGITAWAGVAILFYFGWQSVRAKPLSQLERGIWGAAFILVSASLLSLHFSNTLFFKNQIYIGGVIGHFLQFQLRRLFNDVGVALILWTGFLILISIAFHSQMLQLKDTSEDYFVPLLKAAWKKIKSFRFQAPERKAQMVIHRQEAPAQNAKLRAADIASAKVASPVVEDMDADEEEITEDDAEDLEVMDTAEAGPSAPEPLKRRKVDLKRKIQRRIANWKLPELGMLEDPPETRYRVDEKEIKTKSTLLMDKLGQFSVKGEVKGAKPGPAVTLFEFKPNADVKISKITELADDLSLALSSESVRIIAPIPGRDVVGIETSNSHRETVYLKDVIALDEFWADDMKLPMALGRQADGVPKVVDLRKMPHLLVAGTTGSGKSVFVVCALTGLLFKHSPETLRLILVDPKQVDLAAFANVPHLLLPLVSDAKKAVNALNWAVREMEKRYRSMAKFGARGIEAFNEKVAALPKDQQEMHEAQNQATEKLIESYYYTPQPYIVIVVEEFGDLMSVDKVNVEQAVVRLAQMARASGIHLLLAMQSPRKDVVTGLIKTNIPGRISFKVASKMDSRIILDDSGAERLLARGDMLFLAPGVAKPERHHGPWVTEDEISEVMKYWCDQGEPEYDEIAMRAITREAFASAPGEGGEFDVGEFEEDHDERYDEILAWVSGLKTVSASLIQRKFRLGYPRAARVIEYLERENVVGPANGSKPREVLVRSYDNDRDKEA, encoded by the coding sequence ATGAAGACATCACAGGTTCGATCACTCGTCGTTGGTATTTCTTTTTTTGCATCTGCGCTATTTATTGCGCTTTCTCTTTGGAGCTACAATCCAGAGGATCCCTCACTCAATTCGATTGGACATCGCCAAACCGCAACTAATGTTTGCGGTCTGTTTGGCAGCTTCCTCTCGGACATGGCGCTTCAGCTGTTCGGAATTACTGCCTGGGCCGGTGTGGCGATTTTATTTTATTTTGGCTGGCAGAGTGTGCGCGCAAAGCCGCTCTCACAGCTCGAGAGAGGGATTTGGGGAGCCGCATTTATTTTAGTTTCGGCGAGTTTGTTGTCGCTGCATTTTAGCAACACCTTATTTTTTAAAAATCAAATTTATATCGGCGGAGTGATTGGGCACTTTCTCCAATTTCAACTGCGTCGTTTATTTAATGACGTGGGCGTCGCGTTGATTTTGTGGACGGGTTTTCTCATACTGATCTCGATTGCGTTCCATAGCCAGATGCTTCAGCTCAAAGATACCTCCGAGGATTATTTTGTTCCGCTTTTGAAAGCGGCGTGGAAAAAAATAAAGTCTTTCCGCTTCCAAGCGCCGGAACGCAAGGCTCAGATGGTGATCCATCGACAAGAGGCTCCAGCGCAGAATGCTAAACTCCGTGCGGCAGACATCGCTTCCGCGAAAGTTGCGTCGCCGGTCGTCGAAGACATGGACGCCGATGAGGAGGAGATCACCGAGGACGACGCGGAAGATCTCGAAGTCATGGACACCGCAGAAGCCGGTCCGAGTGCGCCTGAGCCGCTCAAGCGTCGCAAGGTCGATCTCAAGCGGAAAATCCAAAGACGAATTGCCAACTGGAAACTCCCAGAGCTGGGCATGCTCGAGGACCCTCCCGAAACGCGTTATCGCGTGGATGAAAAAGAAATTAAAACCAAGTCCACCCTTCTTATGGACAAGTTGGGTCAATTCTCCGTGAAGGGCGAAGTGAAGGGGGCCAAGCCAGGTCCCGCCGTCACTCTATTTGAATTTAAACCTAACGCTGATGTGAAAATCAGTAAGATCACAGAGCTCGCGGATGATTTATCATTAGCGTTGAGCAGTGAGTCGGTTCGTATTATTGCGCCCATTCCCGGTCGGGATGTGGTGGGAATTGAAACTTCAAACAGTCACCGCGAGACGGTCTACTTAAAGGACGTCATTGCCCTTGATGAATTCTGGGCGGATGACATGAAATTACCGATGGCTCTCGGTCGTCAAGCCGACGGTGTCCCCAAAGTTGTCGACCTTAGAAAAATGCCTCACTTGCTTGTGGCGGGGACAACGGGCTCCGGAAAATCGGTTTTTGTGGTGTGTGCCCTCACGGGACTTCTGTTTAAGCACTCTCCGGAAACACTCCGATTGATCTTAGTGGATCCTAAGCAAGTGGATCTTGCCGCGTTTGCAAACGTGCCTCATCTCTTGTTGCCGCTCGTCTCGGATGCGAAGAAAGCGGTGAATGCGCTGAACTGGGCCGTGCGCGAAATGGAAAAACGCTATCGCTCGATGGCCAAATTTGGAGCCCGCGGTATCGAAGCCTTTAACGAGAAAGTCGCTGCACTTCCGAAAGACCAACAAGAGATGCACGAAGCGCAGAATCAAGCGACCGAAAAGCTCATTGAGTCTTATTACTACACGCCTCAGCCCTATATCGTTATCGTGGTCGAAGAATTTGGCGACTTAATGTCAGTTGATAAGGTGAATGTGGAGCAAGCGGTGGTCCGTTTGGCTCAAATGGCGCGAGCCAGTGGAATCCATTTACTCCTCGCGATGCAGAGTCCGCGGAAGGATGTGGTCACGGGATTAATCAAAACAAATATTCCGGGCCGTATTAGTTTTAAAGTGGCGAGTAAAATGGACTCGCGAATTATTCTTGATGATTCGGGAGCTGAGCGCCTTCTTGCGCGCGGGGATATGTTGTTTCTCGCGCCTGGGGTGGCCAAGCCCGAGCGTCATCACGGTCCTTGGGTGACCGAAGACGAGATCTCCGAAGTGATGAAGTACTGGTGTGATCAGGGCGAGCCTGAGTACGACGAAATCGCCATGCGCGCCATTACTCGTGAAGCCTTTGCATCAGCTCCGGGTGAAGGTGGCGAATTTGATGTGGGAGAATTCGAAGAAGATCACGATGAACGTTATGACGAAATTTTAGCCTGGGTCTCCGGTTTAAAAACCGTCAGCGCGTCTCTGATCCAAAGGAAATTCCGCCTCGGTTATCCCCGAGCCGCCCGTGTGATTGAGTACCTCGAGCGAGAAAACGTGGTTGGCCCAGCCAATGGTAGCAAGCCGCGCGAAGTTCTGGTACGCTCGTACGACAATGATCGTGACAAAGAAGCATAA
- the dapF gene encoding diaminopimelate epimerase, protein MVTSLPFYKLQATGNDFIFLKEDDVSAAKISMEQIVPQMCQRNLGIGADGVAVIRSTRSNALSWIFYNSDGQEANMCGNAARCAVVFYQKILGGQQDMMLQTRAGLIRGENGQAESMGEREKKISYSLALEDMRTVKSPMEGAFPIAYFVNTGVPHAVIPVPSPWDMRDRASELARYVRAEEFGPGGGNLTFVHWDESKEGYKHNIQAVTLERGVDNFTLSCGTGVMAAVAVHAKIFKHNHAMSVTMPGGTLMAQVDWTKGEVSLEGPAHFVYRGIYEII, encoded by the coding sequence ATGGTAACTAGTCTCCCCTTCTATAAACTTCAGGCGACGGGGAATGATTTTATCTTTTTAAAAGAAGATGATGTTTCCGCCGCAAAGATTTCCATGGAACAAATCGTTCCGCAAATGTGCCAGCGTAATTTAGGAATTGGTGCCGATGGGGTTGCGGTCATTCGATCCACTCGATCGAACGCTTTATCCTGGATCTTTTATAATTCCGACGGTCAAGAAGCGAACATGTGCGGGAATGCGGCTCGCTGCGCGGTGGTGTTCTATCAAAAAATTCTCGGTGGCCAGCAGGACATGATGCTGCAGACGAGAGCAGGATTAATTCGCGGTGAAAATGGTCAAGCGGAATCCATGGGCGAACGCGAGAAAAAGATTTCGTATTCTTTAGCCTTAGAAGACATGCGCACTGTAAAGTCCCCCATGGAGGGGGCGTTTCCGATCGCTTACTTTGTAAATACCGGTGTCCCTCACGCCGTCATCCCTGTGCCATCACCGTGGGATATGCGCGATAGAGCGAGCGAACTCGCGCGATACGTTCGTGCCGAAGAGTTCGGACCCGGCGGCGGTAATCTCACCTTTGTCCACTGGGACGAGAGCAAAGAGGGTTATAAGCATAATATTCAAGCCGTCACTTTAGAACGTGGAGTTGATAACTTTACGCTCTCTTGCGGAACAGGAGTGATGGCGGCGGTCGCGGTTCACGCCAAAATATTTAAACATAACCATGCGATGAGCGTGACCATGCCCGGAGGAACTTTAATGGCGCAAGTCGATTGGACCAAAGGAGAAGTGTCTCTGGAAGGTCCAGCCCATTTTGTCTATAGAGGTATTTATGAAATTATTTGA
- the dapA gene encoding 4-hydroxy-tetrahydrodipicolinate synthase, with protein MKLFEGVYTALITPFYKGKLDVESLEKIVDNQLSAGVAGFIVNGTTAESPTLTQVERMMILELVKNKAKGKAKVVFGSGSNNTEATVSASRAAEEAGADGLLVVVPYYNKPPQRGLYEHFLRVANSVSLPIMLYNVPGRTVTSLSVETIRQLSAVKNIVAIKEATGKLDFGQQVIDAVPSDFVVSSGDDETCLDLRTLGGRGVVSVCSHIIPRLMTKWFHSTSAASDKEEFLKIKPMISDLYITSNPIPVKYAMHLLGLAKSDEVRLPLCTLDEEQKKYMEKQIEIYREFML; from the coding sequence ATGAAATTATTTGAAGGCGTATACACGGCGCTTATTACTCCTTTTTATAAAGGGAAGCTCGATGTCGAATCCTTAGAAAAAATTGTCGATAATCAACTCAGCGCAGGTGTGGCGGGATTTATCGTCAATGGGACCACGGCAGAAAGTCCCACGCTCACACAAGTGGAGCGGATGATGATTTTGGAATTGGTGAAAAATAAAGCGAAGGGAAAAGCGAAAGTTGTTTTTGGTTCAGGCTCTAACAATACCGAAGCGACAGTTTCCGCATCGCGAGCCGCAGAAGAAGCGGGAGCCGATGGCCTCCTTGTCGTTGTCCCCTATTACAATAAGCCACCACAGCGCGGTTTGTATGAGCACTTTCTTCGAGTGGCGAATTCGGTGAGTCTCCCCATTATGCTTTACAATGTCCCCGGGAGAACGGTGACGAGCCTCTCTGTCGAAACAATTCGCCAACTTTCTGCGGTTAAAAATATTGTGGCCATCAAAGAAGCCACGGGGAAATTGGATTTTGGACAACAGGTGATCGACGCCGTTCCTAGTGATTTTGTAGTGTCCAGTGGTGATGATGAAACATGTTTAGATTTAAGAACACTCGGCGGCCGTGGCGTAGTTTCAGTTTGCTCGCACATTATTCCGCGCCTGATGACAAAATGGTTCCACAGCACCTCTGCGGCCAGCGATAAAGAAGAGTTTTTAAAAATAAAACCGATGATCTCTGATCTTTACATCACTTCGAATCCGATACCTGTGAAGTATGCGATGCACCTTTTGGGACTTGCGAAATCCGATGAGGTCCGTTTGCCCCTGTGCACTCTCGATGAAGAGCAAAAGAAATACATGGAAAAGCAGATCGAAATCTACCGGGAGTTTATGTTGTGA